The Spirosoma oryzicola region CCTTTGCCTTTTACGGTCCGCACAAAGGCAATCCGTTGACCATCCGGCGACCATACCGCCTGCCGGGCCGATTCGTTACCACGGGTCAGGGCTTTGCTGTCGCCGGGCTTAAGATTGGTCAGGTAAACGTGCGTTTTGTATTCGTATTCTTCCTTCTGGTCGGGGTTTGGCTCAATCGTCGTGAGCGTGTAAACCGCCTGTTTACCATCGGGGGAGAGTTCGATGCCGCCTACCTGCCTGATGCGTGTCAGATCGGTAACGACAACCTTGCTTTTGGTCTGCGCACAGACGACCTGTGCTGTCAGTGTAAGAAAAAGGAAAGTTCGTTTTAGCATAGCTAATTCAGGTTATATGTTGGCGAAAATACAAAAAAGGGGTGTAGAATGATTGTTCTACACCCCTTTTCAGCAATGCCTGCCTGATTAGGACAGCAAAGGCAGATAACGCTCTTGCAGGATAGCTGCGTGGTGCCGCGCGTGACCAACTACCACAAAGCCCAGCGCCAGTACGGATATGGTCTGATTAGAAGCGGTACCGCTGCGGACCAACATTTCGTCGTCAACGCTTTTGAACAGCCAGATGGTCGCCTGCCGAACACTGGCAAATTCATCATACAGATCCGCAAGCGTCCGGCGGTTGGCTTGAGCCGAATGGGCAAACGGATCTTCATCGAAGCCGGGTAAGGCGGTTTTGTCGTTGCGGGCGAAGCGCATCGCACGGTACGTCATAATACGCTCGGTATCGATAACATGCTGAAGAATGTCCTTGCCCGTCCATTTGCCGGGCGCGTAGCGGAGATCGCCCAACGCGTCGAGCGTTTCAAGTGGAATCAGGCTATTGAAAGATGCCTGTTGAGTCAGTGCATCAATGATGTCGATGTCCTGGACCAGGTGGATGTAGCGGTCGAAAAATTGGGGCAATGCCGGAATGTCGGACTTAGTCATAGTGGCGAATGATTGGCTGCCGAAAGATCTGAAACTTTGGTGAGTTTTCGAATTGGGACTATTTCTTTCGGATTGGGGACAAATCAATCATCAGCCGTGACCAATGTGTATACTTGCCGCTCTAACAGAAACCGGTAGGATTGGCTGCTGGCAGTAAGCGGAAATTTAGAGCGGCAGGTATTCACATGCAACGGGTATGTTCTATCAACAAAGTGTTTGTCCACGTTTCCCATCAATTCTATGAAAAATAACTACGGAAAATTAACGGGCTTCGGTTGGTTAATAATGTTAGTGAGCGCTGTAAGCTTAGCCTTTTTTAGTCAGGCGCAAACCGTTTCTCCACCCCAAATTCAATGGCAGCGGACGATTGGTAACCAACCGTTAAATGCGACAGGATCCAGGATTGTGAAAGTGAGTAGTGGCGGTTATGCTATTTTGACATACGGTCAACTTCATCGGTTATCGGCTACTGGCGAGGTGCTATGGAGTACTACCATTACAGGTAATCCGTTGACGAGTGTACCCGGTCAATACGCTCAATTTTATACTGCATACGGACTTATAGAGACGCCAGATGGCGGTTTCGCAATGATCGTAGTAGATGCGGGGCGCTATGCGCTGGTTAAGTTTAATAGTGCTGGTGAAGTAACTTCCAGAAAACTACTAGTAGGTACATTACCTAATGAGCGTGGTATAAGTGTAACAGACCTTATTTCGAGCCCAGAAGGTGGCTATATGGCCTTTGGCGGGGCTGGTCCGGGACGGCAGAGAGGGGTAGTTGCCATGAAGCTTGACCAGGACGGTAACATAGTTTGGCAGCGGGAGTATTATTATGAGACCGATGTTAAACTTTATTCAGGAAATATAATCAATTCAGCGGATGGCGGTTATATACTAACCGGTGGCGTTGGTGGAATTGGTCCTTATCAGGGCAGCAATGGATGGGCAGCTAAAATAGATGGTCAGGGCAATCGCATATGGCAAAGACGCTATAACGATTTTTCATATTTCAGGGACGTTGTTCAAAGTCCTTTTGCCAATGACGCTTACGTAGCCATTGGGTCGAATACCAATGATCCCGAAACCACTCGAACGATCACTATAGGTGCGGATGGAATTGCTATAGGTACATTTCAGTTATCGGGCCAAGCTCCTGACACATACTACGATTGTACATTGATAGGTAATTCAGCAAAGAATGGAGTTCCTGCCTATCTAACTCTCATGGATGTCAGCAGTCAGAATAATGGTGATATTCGGTTAACGGCGATCAATGCGCAAAATGAAGTAAGTTGGACAAAGACGTTAGGCGGTTCAGGCAAAGAAAAGGGGCAGGCTATTCTGGCTACAGATGATGGCGGCTATATTGCTGTTGGTACGACTACGTCAACGGATGGCGATGTAACCGGCAAGACAACGAGTGATGAAGCTACATGGGTAGTCAAGTTAAGCGCACCCGTATCAACACCCACATCGACTTTGAAGCTAACCCAGCCAACCTATAACTGTAATACAGGTATCATCACCTTCAACACAAGTGGTGGCGATGGTTCACCTATTACGTATACGGCACCAGGAATTACCCGTTCTTCACCTACCAGCAACACGGGAGTTATTGAGCAGGGCTTACGCAATGATCCCAAGTCCATTACTATCCAGGCTACGCAGCATGGTTATACAACAAGTTACATCTTTGATTTAAAAGCAAGTTGTACATCCAACAACGGACCCTATCCTCCAGTTCTTGCCACACCCATTCAAAATCTTACCTTAACAGTGGGGCAGAGCTTGGATCGTTATAGGGTCAACTTTAATTTTAAAGATCCTAACTCGCACCACGGTACCAGCTTTTACCTGCTTTCGTTTGAAGCTACGAATACACCACCCGGCTTGTATTTCTTCGATGATACCGATTCGGGAACAGGAATAGGCGATGCTTATTTTACGGGTACACCTACCAAGCCTGGTACTTACCTAATCACGGTAACCGCTTACTTCTTTCGGTATACCGCGTCTAGCATCTCTACTTCTGGAACCTTCACAATAACCGTAATTGACCCGTCCGTCAATCCACCCACCGGAGGGGATTTAAAATTAACTCAGCCTACGTATGATTGCGCAACGGGGGCTATCACTTTTAACACAAGTGGTGGCGACGGTTCACCCATCACGTATTCTGCGCCAGGAATTACTCGCTCGTCGGCCAGCAACAACACCGGCGTCGTTGAGCAGGGACTGCGTAATGATCCCAAGCCTATTACCATCCAAGCGACCCAGAGCGGCTATACGACTAGCTATACCTTCGATTTGAAGGCTTACTGCACCTCCCGTCAGCGCTCTCCGCTTTACACCTCGGTGGCGGATCGAAGCCTGGAAGTCGGTAAAGTGGTCCTCTATCCACCCTTTGAGATTGGGCAAGGCTACTACAGCCCCTCTGATCCCAACAATTATAAGAAGTGGTCGATATCGGCAACGGGCTTGCCGCCCGGATTGTCTCTCAAAACGGAGGTGGTGATGAGTACGTTCTTTATAGTTCGGATTGGTGGCAATCCAACTACGGTGGGTGTATATCCGGTGATGGTAACGGCCATTGATCCGCAGTATCCCAATGATCCCTACACAACTCGTTTTACCATCACCGTCGTCAATTCCCCTACCGGAGGAACATTGACACTTACGCAGCCCACCTACGATTGTGCTACCGGTGCCATTACATTTAAGACAACAGGGGGGGATGGCTCGCCGATTGAGTTCAGAGCCATTGGCATTACCGACTGGACAACCAATCCGAGCCAGTTTGTCGATCGGGAGAGCCGCACTGCGAGCGATGTACAACCCTTCACGATTATGGCGCGTCAGAGTGGACAGGTTGTTACGTATACCTGGGACCTAAAGGCTGCCTGTGGTCGGACGCGAGTGGGCGCAATAGAAGTAGGACAAGCGTTCTCAGTGCAACTACTCGGAAACCCGGTTCAGGACTGGGTGAACATTCAGATACGGGGTGCTGAAGGCCAATCGGTACAGTTGCGGCTAACGGACTTACAAGGTCGCTTGCTGGAAAGCCGGACGATTGAGCAGGCCAA contains the following coding sequences:
- a CDS encoding DinB family protein codes for the protein MTKSDIPALPQFFDRYIHLVQDIDIIDALTQQASFNSLIPLETLDALGDLRYAPGKWTGKDILQHVIDTERIMTYRAMRFARNDKTALPGFDEDPFAHSAQANRRTLADLYDEFASVRQATIWLFKSVDDEMLVRSGTASNQTISVLALGFVVVGHARHHAAILQERYLPLLS